The following DNA comes from Musa acuminata AAA Group cultivar baxijiao chromosome BXJ1-4, Cavendish_Baxijiao_AAA, whole genome shotgun sequence.
tagagagagagaaggggataAAACAGACATATCTTGACAAGAATCCAACACTGGCACAATTTGGGCAGAGGAGTTGGAGGATAAAATGGTCCGTTAACAGAAAGATTGCAAATCCTGGATTTGCAAGCTGGATTTGGAGTTTTGTCTGCTGAGTTgacctcatctctctctctctctctctctctctctctctccattctcATTTGTCTCTTTTTCTCTCCCATTAATTAATCTCATGTTTCAAAAATGTTTTCTTTGTCTCAACTTTAAATGCCAACTCTGTACTTCTCGGATGCCTTTTCTTCGTTTCCTGTTCTGTTCATCTCCCCATACCTACCCCTTACCTTTGGCTCTCCTCATCGATCCCTCACAGTCTCCTCCAACTCATTCCTCCACAGAATGTGATCTTAGCCCTCCCCATCCTCCCCAAAGCAGAAGCCATCTCGCACCATTTTACCGAACTGACCCCTTCCCTTCTCCCAGTCTCTGAAAAAGGAGCTTTTCTCCCCTCGTGGTTCGGCACTAGCCATTCCTTGATTCTTTATCATTTCTTTGATGCTTCTTTCCTCATTGCAGTCCAGTGGCTTTTCTCTGCTTGGATGCCACTCTAGCTGCATTTTTTCTCTTTAGTTTTGGTTCGGTGATTTTGGGGGTTATTGGCCTTTGGTGTTGAAGCTTCACGCCTTGGGGTTCCGTTTCTTAAAGAAGCCCTTCGCTTGTTGTGTGGAAGATCAGCAAGATCAGACCACCAAAAGCGGTAATCCTTTTTCTTCTTATCGACTGTTGTCTTCCATATACTGCTACAGATTGCTTCATTAGTGTTCATGGTAATATTCGGTGATGCTGGATGGCTAAATATTTCCTTTTCCTTTACTTTCTTTCCAATGTTCTGTCAGTGAAATCTCTCGCATCTCTGGGTTTCTGATAATAAATCTCATGCATTTCAGATGATTTTCTTGAGTATGCAGCGACTTAGTGTCAATTGATGACTTCTTTTAAGTTCGGATACCAATGTGGACCTTTGTGTTTTGTGCCACTCAAAGATCtgtcttttttttcccctttctttCATATATATGCCTGGAATGCATTGTTCTTAGATTTACATGAAGTTTCACTGTAGAAAATGTTGTTTATGATAGGGGATTTATGTCTTGCCATGTAATCCAACTGCTGCCAGATCAAGGAGTATAAGGATTGTGACTTTACTGTTATGCAAGTTAAACACTCACTAACGAAGCATTCTTTGAATTACAGGAAAGAAAATGTCATCCGGTAGTTCATTAAATGCTGAATTATTACAGAAGACACCAGTTTTTGGTCTGAGACTTTGGGTGGTGATTGGCATCTGCTTTGGTGTATTAATTGTGTTTATTCTCACTATTTTATCGACATGGGTCACATTCAAGAGAAAGACAACCAGGGGTTTCGACAACATGACAATCTCACAAATCCCGACTGTGTCGAAAGAGATTACCGTGGACAGAGTCGGTAACCCGTGTGATGCTCAAACTCTTCAGGAACTTACAGGGCCTTTCTTCCACTCGCATGACAAATTTAGTGACACGGAATCAGTAAGGACACTTGCCCACTTGACCATGAGCAAGTCCAGCGATGCTGATAACCTGAGCCACTGCAGCTCTGCCTATCACAATGACAGGGCTGGGAGTTCATATTCTGGTGATGAAGGTAGTACCGGACCCACTAGGAAAACATATCCTGCATATGCATTTGTGGCTGCATCTCCTTTGATTGGACTGCCAGAATCCTCACAATTGGGTTGGGGTCACTGGTTTACTCTAAGGGACCTTGAGCTCGCTACAAATCGTTTCTCTAAGGAGAATGTCATTGGGGAGGGTGGATATGGAATTGTTTATCGTGGGCGTTTGATAAATGGATCTGAGGTTGCAGTAAAGAAGCTTCTAAACAATCTGTAAGTTCATTACTAGCATGTACCATTTACGGTCACAAGCAATTTGATTCATCATCTTTTGATCCACTTGGTTTACGCTATTTCAATGGTTTCTGACCAAAGTTCCTTCTAAGTCATGTAGGGGACAGGCAGAGAAAGAATTTAGAGTGGAAGTGGAAGCCATTGGTCACGTTCGACACAAAAATCTAGTGAGGCTTTTGGGATATTGTGTAGAAGGAATTCATAGGTGAAAACTTGTTATGAACAGTCTATTTGTTATACATTCTTTGTATTTGCTCTATTACTTGATTGGTGTTTCATTTGACTAGAACTTTATATCATTGCCTAAATTTAGGGGATTATAGCTTACGCCCCTAACTCCGAGAAGTTATGGTAAAGCTTTCTTCATCTCCACAACCTTGTGATCTTATTGAACAAAATGGTATATATGGAAACATATACTACAGGGATCAAGTTTCAGCAATAAAAACTGAACTTCTGTCAAAATTATTAAGCACATGAATATGCTGtaacaagtcaaaaacattcgtgATCTTGTAAGTTTATTAGCTGTAACTATTAAGTCAAAACAAACTAGTTCATAATGGAGAGTGTGACAAGACATTTTTTATGCTAAGATCCATTTTTATGGATCTTAGAGTGCCACTTAAGTTCATAATGGAGAGCATGGGAAAAAGGCACCAAGTACCATTAAGTATAGCCAAAATCTGTCATCGTATGTCAGTGTCATACATCTAACTGCATTTAAAAGTAAACTTGTTGGTCTTTCGGAGATATCTTCTTCATCTCTAAAAATCTGCCATGAGGGTTAtttaatgaatgaaatgattttttttcttagtaTAGTACATGGATCTGAGAAAAATCATGACTTAATAAAAAGTGTGTTTTTAGCGCAAGAAAGTGGTGTCTATATGATAATAATattgtaaattatttcataaatccacTGTTTGATAAAGCAAACACATCCAGCAAGATCACAAGTAGATTTATCATTTACGATACCTGGCCAGATAGTTTTGCTGCAAAATTTATGCCATTGTTTTAGTACTTGGTACTTACTAAATTGTTTGTTGAAAGAGCAACCTTTTTGCGTACACACAACCAAAATGGATTACATGGTTTTAATTACTTTTTTTGAGCCGATTATGTAATCACCCAATACATTGTAGGATGCTTGTATATGAGTATGTCAACAATGGAAATCTAGAGCAGTGGCTACATGGAGCTATGCGTCAACATGGCATCCTTAGTTGGGAGAACCGCATGAAGGTCATCCTTGGCACTGCAAAGGCGTAAGTCTTGTTTTCAGAGTAAATTATAGCCCaaaatatgctttttttttttttttttttcattttagtttGTGTAAAAGGTCACATCTTAGTTAATTTGTTAATAGTATATTGATGATTGACCAATTTGGTTACTGGGATGGCTTTCAGACTTGCTTATTTGCATGAAGCAATTGAACCAAAAGTTGTGCACAGAGACATTAAATCAAGTAATATCTTGATCGATGATGGATATAACGGAAAGATATCTGATTTTGGATTAGCTAAGCTTTTGGGTTCAGACAAAAGCCACATTGCAACTAGAGTAATGGGAACATTTGGGTATGTAGGCTATCAGTGTATGCTTCTTTTACTCCCCCTTCTGTCTGGTAGCATCAATTTTGCAGATTGACATTGGTACTTTGCAATAAAATTGAAGAAACAAATAGGATGGATGACATTCACTTCATACAAATCTCAGGTATGTGGCTCCAGAATATGCTAACACTGGACTTCTAAATGAAAAGAGCGATGTTTATAGTTTTGGAGTATTGTTACTAGAGACTGTGACCGGTAGGGATCCTGTGGATTATGGCAGGCCGACAAATGAGGTATAGCCAACAAAGTCTCCGCACTACTTAAATATAACTATAATTCTGACTACTTTCTTCATTATTTATTATCTCTTCTAACATTATGTATGACATGATGAACTTTTTATTTGCATAGAATCTGATGCTTTGCATGGATCATCAACTAAAAGTTCTCACTATGGTTTTGTGTACTTACATTCTTCACCTTGATCTCATAACGAGATTGGTAAAACATCTCTTGCCTTCTACTCCCAGGTGAATCTTGTCGAGTGGCTAAAAATGATGGTTGGAAATAGAAGGGCAGAGGAAGTAGTGGATCCAAATCTTGAGGTCAAGCCGGCTATGCGTGCCCTTAAACGCACACTTTTAGTTGCACTGAGATGTGTCGATCCAGATTCTGATAAGAGGCCCAAGATGGGCCAGGTTGTTCGAATGCTTGAAGCAGATGAACTTCCTTACCGTGAGGTCATAACCTTCCTTCTGGTTTTAATGCAAACTCCATTTGAAATGATTCTATGTAAGCTTTGAATCCAAATTACTGACATGCACACTCTTATTTTCTAAAAAAGGATAGGAGAAACCGAAGGAATCAGGCGGGAAGCATGGAGATCGAAGCCCTGAAGGAGAGTAACAGTTCGACTGATCTGGAAAATAAAGTAGGACTTGGAGATAACCGGGCATCTGACAGGTTCCAAGCATAACAAGTGTCATTACGCCTGCATGAATTCAGCTGTTAGCATTTTCTCTTTGCTAACGATGTTGAATAGCTCTGTGGCAAACAGTTTGAGATTGACTGGGGAATACAATTTCTGGTTCTTTGGGTACAGTGCTGTTTATTCTGCCAGCGTGAGTTAGGTGAGACCAAAAGAATTTTGATGTTCCTGAAAACCTGGTCGTGTTGGATTTCCTGTATAGATCTATCTTCAATTtggatatcttcttcttcatcaatcTTAATACTGTTTATTTGTCTGTTTTGTTCTAATATTTCTCCTCCCCTCCAACTTCTCAGATGTCTTGCTGTTTACTCCTTTATAAGAAAGGCATGATCACTCCTGCATTCCTGCTTTTGCATCAACACCATCACAAGCATAACACGTCTTCTGCAGTACCGTGTGTTCACCAATCACTGTGCCACAGCTTGCCTAATACCCAAAGATGCTTGTTTGTGCTTTATTTCTGGTTTTGAAGAACATTAAACGAAGCCCGTGAGATCACAAGCTTATTTATATGAAGCTTGATTTGGTATATGCTAATCTAATTTAAATGGGTCGGATAAGGATCTCTACACTGTCCCTCGAGTCCAACTGGGGCTCCAGTTTTGCGATGTGGTCGGGTCTGACTCATCCAAGTCGATTACATGATCCGCTCGGAGATACGCTCGATCGTGGAACCCGACCCGATAACTCTCGAGACACGTTAAGCTAAAGCAATCTTGCGGTCGCAGCGGACACATTCTAGGGTTTACAAAGGCCTCCCCACCCTCTACCGTCTCCGATCTCACATTCTCGCATCCAACTTGAGGCCTTGGCAGCGGCGGCGGACTCGCAAGCAGAGATGAAGGTGATCGCGGCGTATCTCCTCGCAGTTCTCGGCGGCAACTCTCATCCCTCCGCTGGCGACATCACGTCCATCCTTGAATCAGGTGAGGCCTTGTTCGGTCGCTGGTTCCCTTCTCTTCTTTGAAGCGTCTCAATACTTGTTGGGGTTCACTCGATTGGCTCGGATCTCTGTTGTTGTTTCGCAGTGGGAGCGGAGGTAGACGTGAAGAGGATAAATCTTCTCCTGTCGGAAGTTGAGGGGAAGGACATCACGGAGCTCATCGCCGCCGGAAGGGAGAAGTTCGCCTCGGTCCCGTCGGGAGGCGCCGTGGCGGCCGTCTCGGTCGCCGGCGCTGGTGGTGCTGCTGCGGGCTCTGCCCCGGCCGAGGAGCCGAAGAAGGAGGAGAAGGTCGAGGAGAAGGAGGAATCCGACGACGTGAGCCTCTTAATCCCACTAATTGAGATTAAAACAACAAAAAAGACATCTTTAACTTTTACGgcgattaattattattattattttgttgtaCTGCAGGATATGGGCTTCAGCTTGTTCGATTGAGGGGGTATCGAGTATCTATTTATGCTTAGCTTACTTAAAAATCCTTTGCTTAGATTTAGTCGATGAAAAGTGGTGTCTTGTTTCCGAATTCCGTCTTATTTAAACTTTTGTGTAAGACTTGAAGAAATATGTCTTGAGTTCACGTAGTGCAACTTTTTCTAAGCCTTTCCCCAATATATTTATCTTATTGCTTCTGTCTTTTACATGTGTGGTTTGTGGAGGTGGGCTTTCTTCAGGAGAGAAGAAGTCCACCTTCTCTTTGCATAGGCTTGGATCAGAACATACATTATTGGCTATTATgcattttttcttttccttttttaatgTTTAATTTGCTGAGTTTTGTTTTACATCATTGTTGATTGGCCTGTGAATTTACATTTGGATGCTGCTTCAGCTTTCAATTTTTTGTTGATTGGCCTGTgagtttttgttttatatttttgttcAATATTTTTGTGTGCACATAAATATTGCCTCTGATTAGAATTATTATAGTGCACATACCCTAGTATTATGTGCTATATTGTGTCAGCTATATTGTGGTGAAGTCCCTGCTGTCTTTATGCAAAATTCTTGCTAGAGGCAACAAGTGAAGGAAATATAAACCCATAAGGTGGACATGGCCAATTAGATATCCTCCTCTATGACAAGGTGAAAACTTGTTCATTTGAAGTAATTTGCATTTAGCTTCACATCAAGACTGCATAGATCTCACATGTTCTGATGGATACCGAAAGCAAACTCTTTGAGAACTTGCGATACTAATCACCTGATCCGATGGAAGAACTGACCTCTTGGGTGACTTCAAAATTGCTCGAGTCTAATTAAGATAGTGTATCTATCCACATAAGGCCTGATGACCTCATCATATGAACTTGATTAGCCACTGACTTGGAGTGTCATAATCTCTCGCCATCGAAATACATAGTATTGTGTCCTGTTTGATTCGATaagcctgaaatcacatggctaaAAGTTACTTCTTTTGGGTAAGTAATAGAGAGTGTCTGTGATGGTGGAAATCAGTTAGGATCCATAGGTCACCAAAGCATTCACCAAGTACAATGCTTTCTTTTGGGTACAAGAAGTAAACTGCAGGGAAGTTGTCAATCAATAGGCATCAGAGAATCAGGGTTAAATGTCACATGAATGTCTGCAGTGAATCCTTCTAGAATAGTttgctgttatatatatatatatatatatatatatagttgatcaCACTTGAATGAGGTTAGTTTGACACTGGCAGCATTTGATGATCATAGGGATTGCATTTCATCATCTCAATTTCCTTCTCTCTCTTGGGTGTGGCTTCTAGTTATTTTAGTTTCATTAGTCTAATTTGACTCCCCTCACTTTTATATGACAGCACTGAAGTTTGCTGAACAGAAGATTTCTTTTTTGTGTGTTATTATAGGACAAAATATTGTTATAACAATGGAATAGTTGAATCCTATATGCCCACGCAATGTAAGCTTGGTGATAGAACCAGCATGGCTAAGTTGGCTAGCAAATTACTTAATTTGTTTTTGGGGAGGGATGAAATAGCTTTATTTTTCAATGTGAAAAATGATGTGTCTATGAATATGGTTGCTGATGTttgaggaagaaaaaggaagcatTATGTTATGCTCGGCAATATTAAGCTGGTAATTCACTGGAAATCTGGACTCTGTTCTATACCTTTATGCGTCTGTTGATGGCTTCGTAAGAGAGTCACCTCCTGATCCAACTCGTCTCAGTCGCTCACCCTTCATAGTTGCTGCTGCTACTTCTGCATGCCGTCTGCAACCTGTGGACACGAAGATATGCTCTCAACACTTTTGATTAGGACAAGAGGAGGCTTATCCATTTGGTTCCGGAGCCGAGGAAACGAAGGACAAACAGTGGCGTCCTGATGATGTGAAATCTATACATCCACGGAGACACAATGGATATGTGCACCGAAAAGTGCGATTGGATCTGCAAATCAATCTCAGTGAGCTCCAACGTGTTAAAGTTGTCGGCAACAGCCAAAAGAATTAGATtcccgtaaaggtgtgcagccatAAATGTCGTCAGTCGGCCAAAACCATGGCGATAATGAGAGGATATGCCATTGGATAGTGGATGTCTGCGACAGGTAAATAACTGTGGTATGAAGAGAATATATGCATCACGTTTTTGTATCGAGCTTTAAAAAACTTGCTGGTGGACGACATCCAAGATCGGGAGATGTAGATGCCCTTTTATCTGATGTCTATAATTGCACGCTCAAAGAAGCAGATCAAAAGGGAAAGAAACCAGAAGGGAACAGAGCAAGTTCAGTGAGGGGAAGAAGACGACTGTGGTTCGAGGCAGCAGGTGAAGAAGACATGAATGAGGTCGAGCTCGTTAACAATTTGGCTGGAGGATTGATTGCACGCTACAATCTCATCAAGGCTTTGCACAAAAcaaagagacaattaaagaaaaCAGTACAAAAGTGTGTGTATGGAACTTCGCCTTCCTCGAAAGCTGTTGATAAGGACTGAGGAATCACTTTCCACGTTAACCTTTCAGAAAGTCCAACGCCGTTGCAGCCCGCAGACTCCCCCGATCCCTTTTTCATCCGCTCGCATGAGCACCGAAATCTCCCACGCGTGGCAACAGCATCGCACCAGATTCGATGCCCAAAAGGAAAGAGGacaataggagaggatgaagagcACATCTTGGATGCCCAAACCCAAGACGATAAAGTCCATGCCAACGACAAAACTCCCCTGCAGTCGCCCTTTGTCTTCTCTTCGTATCCTCCACAACGCTAATTCCCCGTTGTTTTCTCGGCCAACTTGCGCTCTGTTCTTAATTCCTTACATCCGCAAGAATTAAGCCGTAGTGGATCTCATCATGCCAAAAGTATTTGTCGAGCGAttaagatgaaacaagaatatccTTGCCGGAGTCTTAGTTGTACGCAAAAGAGGGCCTTCATGATGGCTTCGCGAGTGTGTTAGTACAAAACCAGTGGACCATCGCCACTTCCAGATCAAAGTAAAACCAATCATTACCCTCCGATTAGTAGTGCCTCCATGTATAAGCCAACTGCAGCAAAAATCCAACAGAGTGTGGGGCTCAGAGTGCATGGGTTGCAGTGGACCAGGTTTTTTCCCCGTCTTTTTCCTTGGGCTGATGATTGTGTTCgcatgggaggaggaggagatggtgagGAGAGAGATGCGCAGGATCTGGATGAGGAGGTGGAATCTGCAGGCAGACGACAAAGGAGACAGCTTCTGAGCTTGCAAGAGGAGCAAAGCATCGCGTGGAGTGGAAGGGAACAAGTGACTCGGTTTATCCAACAACTTGTTCGAGGAGTATCGCAGACACGGCAAAAGAAGGCATGTGGGGCTGATGTTGTCcgccggtggtggtggtggtggtggtaggcCAAATAATCCACACACAAAAGTGAGAATTCTATATATCTGATATCTGTatgcatatattattataaaaatagaaTTAGTCAAGCTACTATTATCTTAAAGAGTATTTAATGAAATGACTTTGAATTTAGGTGCGAGTATTTCTTAAAAGAATAAATCGAATTTTCTTTTGTTGGTCACTAACTGAATAATTACGAGAgaatcaacaaaaaaataaaatattgttttTCGATCCAAACAATCcaacaaagtttttttttaatgatattatatagaaaaattaaaaaaaaaagtcgaTTTTTATTGACATTTGTTTATTTCAAAGTTACATGGTTCTGGTGATCCGGCGGAACAGACTAAGGTGCGGTTTACTTCCGCGCCCGGGACGACGGCCGTCATCGACTCCTCCCGGTGGAACTTGGCTTGCTTAGCGATGAACGCTTCTATCGTCCGCCGGAACTCTTCCGCGTCCTCCACCTCGTCTTCTTCCACCGCCAGCGTCTCCTCCTCTGCTTTCTTCCGCCCGACGTCCGTCTCAGATCGGA
Coding sequences within:
- the LOC135581441 gene encoding probable receptor-like protein kinase At2g42960 isoform X1 translates to MSSGSSLNAELLQKTPVFGLRLWVVIGICFGVLIVFILTILSTWVTFKRKTTRGFDNMTISQIPTVSKEITVDRVGNPCDAQTLQELTGPFFHSHDKFSDTESVRTLAHLTMSKSSDADNLSHCSSAYHNDRAGSSYSGDEGSTGPTRKTYPAYAFVAASPLIGLPESSQLGWGHWFTLRDLELATNRFSKENVIGEGGYGIVYRGRLINGSEVAVKKLLNNLGQAEKEFRVEVEAIGHVRHKNLVRLLGYCVEGIHRMLVYEYVNNGNLEQWLHGAMRQHGILSWENRMKVILGTAKALAYLHEAIEPKVVHRDIKSSNILIDDGYNGKISDFGLAKLLGSDKSHIATRVMGTFGYVAPEYANTGLLNEKSDVYSFGVLLLETVTGRDPVDYGRPTNEVNLVEWLKMMVGNRRAEEVVDPNLEVKPAMRALKRTLLVALRCVDPDSDKRPKMGQVVRMLEADELPYREDRRNRRNQAGSMEIEALKESNSSTDLENKVGLGDNRASDRFQA
- the LOC135581441 gene encoding probable receptor-like protein kinase At2g42960 isoform X2, with protein sequence MSSGSSLNAELLQKTPVFGLRLWVVIGICFGVLIVFILTILSTWVTFKRKTTRGFDNMTISQIPTVSKEITVDRVGNPCDAQTLQELTGPFFHSHDKFSDTESVRTLAHLTMSKSSDADNLSHCSSAYHNDRAGSSYSGDEGSTGPTRKTYPAYAFVAASPLIGLPESSQLGWGHWFTLRDLELATNRFSKENVIGEGGYGIVYRGRLINGSEVAVKKLLNNLGQAEKEFRVEVEAIGHVRHKNLVRLLGYCVEGIHRMLVYEYVNNGNLEQWLHGAMRQHGILSWENRMKVILGTAKAYVAPEYANTGLLNEKSDVYSFGVLLLETVTGRDPVDYGRPTNEVNLVEWLKMMVGNRRAEEVVDPNLEVKPAMRALKRTLLVALRCVDPDSDKRPKMGQVVRMLEADELPYREDRRNRRNQAGSMEIEALKESNSSTDLENKVGLGDNRASDRFQA
- the LOC135641473 gene encoding large ribosomal subunit protein P2A-like encodes the protein MKVIAAYLLAVLGGNSHPSAGDITSILESVGAEVDVKRINLLLSEVEGKDITELIAAGREKFASVPSGGAVAAVSVAGAGGAAAGSAPAEEPKKEEKVEEKEESDDDMGFSLFD